The nucleotide sequence GAACCGGGGATCTGTGACAATTAGCGCTTTCATACATTGACTTAAAACGGATTGAACGATTTATAACCTTTGTTATACCATACTGTACAAGAGACCCAAGGAGCCATTAGCAGCTGGCCTTGTACTTGACCTGTAATGATAAGACACACATAGGAGGTGTGTGAAGGAGATAATGAATGTGGTCAAATTACTATCAAGGGTTTAACCTTGTATTGTGATGCATATTCTATAATTTGtgtttttgaataaaatttaaccttgtgAATACTTTACCAAGTTGCTAAGAAGATCAGAATTAATCGAATCCCAGGAAGTGACAAGATAACATTCTCCATCGGCTGATTATTGTGGTACGTATTTATGTACATACGTCGTGATCTTTTTTGAAGGTTTTGAGGAGAACAGATTGTCCTCTTTAAACCACGTTCTGCATAGCAGGGTCAGTTCTTGtaagttcaaatgtttttgtgtttaattAATCCTTTATTATTAACGTAGTGTAACGTAGTGTGTGTGATTCATGAGACACACGAAGGACCCGGTGCACAAAACATTCGTAGTTTAAACATTGGAGAAGGTTTAAAACAACTATAGTGAAGAGTGCCTCACTGAAGCTAACATATCGATCCGAAACGACAACTGACTCACTTTGTGAGTATTTAATCAATCGTTCACTGCTTATAACAACTGAACATTAGTCGCGATACACCGGCTGTTTTTTCTGCGAAGATGAAGAATTGAATAATCATCCTCAATGTGGTGTTTTAAGAGGTGAAAATGACTGGAAAGTACAATTGACATACAAGTTTTAGAGCTGTGAAGTAAGTTGTTTGTTTGCATAGTTGATGTAAGATGTTAATTGGATTAGTCGATGATGACCTTCAAATCTCTAGCATTTAATTATCGATTCATTCGGGCGAAAGATGCATGTACGGCCTCACACTGACACATTTCAGAAATGTGAAATCATTCAAAAGAGCCAAATAAGCGTCAGTGGATTCTCTAGGACTGTTACAGTGTTGTCCAGTGTAAGAGACTATCACATAAAGGCTATGTCTAATCGTTATTAGTTACTGGTTACAGTTTTCTGAACCTTTCAATAACTCGAATTTTAGGAATGAAAGACGACTGAATGTTACTCCGGAGAGCTGAATTATACCTCAATCACAATTTAGTAGTTTTGATAGAATTCAAAGGTAaagtcatttttaatttttcgtgaATAAAGAGCCCAGTACTTTTTACATTACATGCGTTACTCAAGTGTATTAGGGCCTGCCGTTTTTATCATGGAGATGGAGCTTTTAAAGAATCCGTCGGTTGGTTATCGGTCGTATGAAAGTATTACTTTTAAACTGGAACTTTCAACATAGTTTTATTTGACGACAATTTCTTTGAGGTGTTTCCTCAAATATTCCAGTTTCGATACGTCTGTTCCAttgcaaattaaatatttacagCTGTCAGCGTATTATGCAAAGATTTACATGAAGTTGCGCTTTGTTGGTTTAAATAGATGCgcgtttttcatttaatttcaaacatacATGCGCAAGGTGAGCTTAATACTTCTTGAACTATTCTATGTTACTGGTCCACTCCGATTACTGGCTGAATCTTCCAACACCAACTGAAATGACTAATCAGATCTGTAAGCTGACAGTGTCCTTATTTACAACATCGGTTGTACGATCTTTTTTGGGGAGAAAATATTGAAGgttctttttcaaaattcacaCAAAAGTTAGTGTAAATCTATTAGCGTTCCTCACAAAGACTGCAAGCTAATTGGTCACGATGATCGCTCTCTATTCCGTGATAGATGGTGTGCCTAAAAACGAAAAAGTAACATGAGCCTTCTTTATTATCTCATTGTAGTGTTCTGTTGCATGGCTGGCAGATTTACAGAGTATTTTCGGCTATTTTTAGCGAACTGAAGTCAGCTGCAAAGTTTCTCTTTATCAGCAGCTATTTGAATCATTCCAGAGAAgaaaagaacttaaaaaaggCTGCACTGAAGAGTTTTGTATTCACTAATTGATCTTGATGTGCATGCACGCCTGGAGGAGTGGATTAAGAGAGGTTTTTTGGCCATTTACTTGCAAATGAAGCTTTACATACCACAGTCCTCGGGTGGACTGTGTCTCGTGGGTCGGTTGAACCACAGACTCTACCTATGACAGCCTATTTTTAAGGTAGAGTTTTTAACACTGTTATTTGTTTGTAAAGTGGAAAATGGGTAATGTTGTGTGAATGTTATATGAAAACAAACCGAAATCATAAATGTTTTATCAAGTTTTAGTGGGAACAATCTATTTTTCTGCGGAATAATTGtcacaacaaaaataaatttctttttttgaggtCTAGGCACTGGATATGTTTAATGTGAACTaatggaaaattgaaagttCCGCAATGTGTGTTGAGAAAAATGACAGCTTCATTTGTCTCATTTGGTTGTctaaaaaatacttttgcaTGGCTCGTGGTAACCAGATTTTACTGAGTTTTTGGGGGTCTGCTTCATCACCTCTGCATTTGTTTGTGGATATTGGTTACTTAGATTCtcccaaaattaaaatgaaataccaTAGTTAGTAGAGTAATAACTTTTATATTTCTTGCAAAATGACAAACATATACTGATGAAAATTACGGAGAAACCTAACACATATCGCACAACTAACAAGAAACTACTCGACGGACGCCATGATCGTTTGATAAATGTGCACTGTCGCGATCACGTGACAaggcaaaaatcaaaacaaagacatcgGTCTTTGAAGCTCGCCGACTTTCATAAccagtctcctctactaactatggaaaTACCTGTTACGAGTTACATTAGCTATCATTGCACAGGCAGAGTATCAAACCCCGGTTTCTAATCTGGTAAATGAAGAAAGTGACAGATGTTAAGGAAGATAGCCCTGTTCATGAGCGagtattcctttttttactcCATTTTCGGGATTTCACTGTAACAGAAAGGATTGATGCAGCTAAAAGCCTGCCCACAAGTCATTGGAACACCGAAAAACACGCAAGAGACGCATTCTTGATATTCCTTTATACAGTTGAGCCGTATTAAGAGGGCACCCGCGGGGAGTAGCTTAATTCAGGTTCCTCAGAGTAGagatattttagaaaaaaaaattataaacaacgCCACATAGTGCCATAAATGACCTCTTAATGAACAGAATCTCGCTCGGAAAAACTACTTACTTTGAATTTGggtgagaaaaataaattgaaattacttgaaagattgttcttagttttatttaaattCTCCTACTTTCAGTGACTGTACAATACAGATAGAGGACAACAAAAACAAGCCGTTGGCACTCAGTAAAACGTGATCACGACTGCTTGATggaggtgaccgcttaatagaggaaACAAATTCAGAAATTTGGGGAAACAAATTCAGAACTtttgaccacttaatacagggtgaccgccTAATACGGTGCCGCTCATACAGGTTCAACTAATAACTTTGGCAGAACATTCCGCTCGGTACTGGTAGCCATGGTAATGATCAAGGTAATGATCAAGGAGttttaatataaatatttcTATTTGTCCGTGCTTTTCCAGGTGAACGATCCCATCTCCGTTGTCTCAATTGTGGCTAGTTTTcggcttttttttccctttcgttTGCATAAACATTTAACTCTGGATAATTTGTATCCCTTTCTTTTCCATAATAACCCCAAATTTTATCGCAGCGTATTAAAAAACATCCACTCATGAATAAGTGTTTTTCGACACTACACCCACATGTATGTGGTGTTATAGAATATGCATAAGCTTTACTCTTCGTAACTTTTGGCAATAATTTACAGTAACATACCGAGGTGTTTACGGAAAGTTTTCGACATCACTAttcctattttatttatttatttcgtaAATAAATTGTATTGGATCTGGTTCCTGTTTATGTATCATTTTGCGCAACAATTGATTGAACAAAAAGACTAATAGTCCACTTATAGATCCTTTTGACGTGAAAACATGGTGAGCCCCTCAACTTCTCCTATTTGCCTATCAAGATCTCTTGATGTAACAGTGAGTTTATTTCGTAAGAAGTCTTGCGACACGTGAaatttcagctttgaaagtCTCAAGTGAGACGGGAGCtaaattttcaaatgtaaattacagtatggagaacattaAGAGGactgttttattgttttcttgtacTTATGTTCTCCGTATGTTGGATATAATGCgaaccaaaacaatttttgtttactcAAGCACCTTTTAACGTTAAGTGGGTCAGTCAATccattctatttttcttttatttcgacTGTCGAAAattcttttttggaaaattatttcatgattCAGAGATGATGATTAAGAGTTCCGTTTTTGCTTACCGAGTTATTTCTTGAGCATGAGGTTTTATCGGTTTGTTTCAGGACTTACTGGCTGATAGTGACGGCATATTCATTTTTAGTTTCACCTGTGTAAATAAACGAGCTCATAACATAAGCTTGCTGAAGTGCGGACCAATACAATGAGATCTCACCAGTGACTTGATTAGACACTAATATGAAAACCTTTCATATTTGCGATGTTGTGAAGGTTTCAGTTGACAGCTACATCCTAAGTGAGCGGCACCAAACCACACTGGTCATGTTATGAGATAAACATATCCTTGGGAACTGAGATTTGCACGAAGAGGAAAGGGTTGAAGAGTCCTCGTAATGGAATCTTGCGGAAAATCCATTGGTAAATATAGTGTTTTTCTTAAGCGGCGCCAGTAATTGTTACTGAAGCCTAGATATAATGCATAATACTTGTGTTTTAAGCCTTttttagaaaaggaaaacaacttttttcaagttaattgtTGAAAGGAGGATACACAAACTGTTAGAGGGAAATTTGAAACCATGCGAAattcaaaaaacattttgatcaaCTTTTTACGTTACACTTAACAGGAAAAATTATCTTCGCCTCAGAGAAGATAGAACAATGCTGTCTCTTACGGTTAAGAAAAAAGTTCGAAGCAAACGCCATTTCTCGCATATTGTCTTTGTAAAAATCTATGGTTGTTATAAATTCAAGAAGAGGTTGTCGAACCATTTTAACAGCTTTAAAAAGTGTTAGGTAGAGATCTATTTTACAATGGGTTTTTGTCGCCAACGTGTCTTAATTCCTCGTCATAATCTGCTATAAGAGCCATGCATACACAATTGTGGGCCTAATGTTTATGTTCGTCTTGACAAACTTGCCGGATAAAGGATATgctgttttatttcagtttaaggAACTAAGTGAATCATTCGATGATAAATATGtgaattatttccttttatctGTCACGGGGAAAACCAATGGTCAAAGccaggagaattttttttatgttatttgcAGATCTATTTTCTTATGAGCCTGAATCGGTAGGCTCAGGAAGCTCTTCGATCGCGGCATTTTTTCATGGGAGACGTGTCTTATTAGACTTCATGACATAATTGTTCCGATTATCATAAGGAAAAGGCGGATCACCGGGATGAAAGGTTGACGGTTTATCTCACATAATCCTTTCAGCACACCCATCTGGAAGTAAAATGTCAGCTGAATAATAATTACGACAAAAACCAAACCGCGCGCTCCAAAGTTAACACATCCGATCGTTTAACTGGATGTCCAATGGAATCGTTTTTAATCGAGCAGTCGGGCACTAGTAGATACATAAGGGAGAAGCTAGCTAGCGAGATGTCAATAGTGATAACTTAGAAGATAATTGTTCTAGGAACTCTATCATCTATTTTTTACACCAACTAAGGGGTTTTTCAGTTACAATATACAGGATACATTTTTACAAAGAGCCGGTTgtatcttgattttttttattttcaaagctcAATCAGCTACTTTTCTCAATTTCTTGAATACCGGATCATTGATCGTCAGAACTTTTGTTGCACCTCAAGAGACCTCATGCAAATTAGCTATTGTCTTATTTAGTCGAACCATCAGAGCCATAGTTGATTTTCAGGCGTTCAGTTGCAGTTCTTAGCTTTGATTTGAATGAACTGAACTTTTCAAGTTCAATCTATTTATATAAGGTAATTGAAAATCCATTTAAACTGAAACCAGTTATCATATATTGTTAGCGCACTTCCTTAGAGGAATTGGTGCTCGCAAATACTAGCCGAAGAACGTCTCGAAATAATCAATCTAATAAAAACGTCTTATACCAACTGGAGACATAGGAAAATTAAATAAGTTTTTTCTCGAATATTTAAGGAACTCTGCTACTGCGGATTGTATGTAGCCTCGCAGGCCCCTCAATTTACTGGATGATTTTTCCCAAGATATCAGTCATAGATTGATTTCTGATaaacctttgaaaaataacgataaactttttctcttcatttcacTTTAGAAATGATTTACAGGCGGTGATAAGAAAGGGTGACTGTTTGAAATTATCACTTTTTGAAATCTCTGTATCGTTCGCACAGACTTAGGATGACTGGCCAGTCGAGTAGGTATAAATCACCGGAAGTAGCAGAATGACAAATAGGACTAATCAAGATGGcagacaaattttctttgacCTGAAGTACAAAGGCCTGCTTGAGTATTTGCGATTGTCAGCTAAGTGTTTAGGTGGGTGCACCTTTTATCAGGAATTCACTGCACATTCGTTAAAgcgaaatgaaaatgtttatgcAGAAAGTCGAAGCTGAAATGACGTACACTTGTTACATGGTCGCTGGTTGAGGCAATTATCGTTCTGATCAGTTAGATGTACCAACATCCTGCTCATGCAAGACACGAAAAAATCCATCAACACCGGTTCTGCTACTGAAGTGTTTCTTTCTCGAGTTTAGCTCCTTTGATAagatttaaagaataaaaaacgaGACAAAAAGTATTCGTAACAGAAACTGTGGAAATGAAACACAAAGTACATCTTGCATAATGCACATAGAAGTAACTTTAAAGATGATTAAGGGGAAGGATTTCAAAACAGTTAAATACACAATACATAGTTTCGGAGTAAGAATGATACAATCTCCACTCTGATTTGGTCCATTATCTTAAACAACTGTTGAGGAAAATGTTGAGGAATATCATCTGATCGATCGCGAGTTCACTTATTCTGTACAAAGGATAATAAGGGATGGTTACCTGACTCGCAGAATTCTTTGGAGACTGACCAAATCGTGCGATCTTGGATTGTTATATTCTTATCTACATTTGTGATCATGAAGTTTGGGCACGGCCGGTAGTCTGTTGAAAGGCAAGAATTATTGAGTTAACTTAAATCGAAGAACTGCTTGCTTCTCACTTACAATGACTTTTGTTTCAGGTTGCCTGTCAAACAACACCGCAAACCTCTCATTAACTGATGATGGTAAAACTGACGGTTACTTGAAGATGAGTCATCAGCTTCTCATTCCATGGGCCGTTGCGTACTCTGCCGTTGCTGTTGTTATCCTGTTTGGTAATATTCTTGTGATCGTATCATTTGCAAAGAAGACTATTCTACGATCTCACACCAACTACTTCATTGTTTCATTGGCAGCAACTGACACTTTCGTTGGATTGATCTCCATTCCATGGTGGATTATTGTTCTGTTTATAACTTATAAAAAAGAGACATGGTTTACATATTTGCACGATATCTGGGTAATATTCGACATCCTAGGAGGTATTGGTTCAATATTGCACCTGGTTGCCTTAAGCTGGGATAGATTTTGTGCTATTGTCTGGCCTTTAAGCCATCGTATTTACACCGGCAGACGTTATTTGCTTATTTTAGCCTTGATTTGGTCGGTTACAATCCCAGTTGCAGTATGTTCTAAACCGGGAATGGCATCAGCACCGAAGGCATACAATGTTACGGTCATAGTTGTCTGTTTCTTCATTCCACTAGTTATCATCTGTGTCTCACAAGCTTTTTTAGTAACTTTTATTCGAAAAAACAGAATACAAAACTTTTACAAGCTTAGAAGGAGTATTCGAAAAGAGGTCCGCGTTGCTAAGacagtgataatgatgatcgCATTATTTATGATTGGTTGGCTTCCTTTCTTCACACTCTCCTTGGTGACTTACATCAGACCGGAGGTGCAGCCATCATGGCAAGCAATCTGCGCCGTCAAGTTTCTCCAGTATGGAAACTCGGTTGTTAATCCAGTTCTGTATGCTCACAAATTTCCTCATTTTCGTAAAGCCTTTTCAGCCTTACTTTGTCCTTGCCGCGAAGTTACCAAAAAGGTGCGCAACGTTGGAGAAACTTTTAGAGCAATAATGTATTCCATGATACCTGGTTCGATTCGAAATAAAACTATTCATAGGTACTTGGCAGACAGACGGCTTGGAGATAATAAAGCAAATAGCTCAAACATAGATTCATCAAAGCAAAACTCATCAAATGACACTGCTCCAATTGGTGAACCCTCTCTTGAGGAAATCGAGCTTTGTGAGAGCCACCTAAATATCTTTCCTTAAAAAGACATCAATATTAGTTATTGACGAAAGCTTCTTGTTATGTTCCACAGTAAAAGGAATTATTTTATCGTGTAACATCGTCATTAGGTTTAGCTTTGCTTTCGTTTAACAAATTCAGTGGCTGAACCCCAAATTAGAACTGATAAAAAAAGCGTGGTAAGGAGAAACCTGCGCGAGCAAAACATAAGAGCGATCGGGGATCTATAAATATATTCACCGCCTTTCACTTCAGCATTAAACGCTTCATATATGTATTTTCAACACAATTCTTAAATGGCTTCGTTATATTTGACCAGCAGTTTTTTTAATGGATCGTAGTTGCCATCCTTATTCATTCTTATCCTTAAAATTGGATTGGAGTGCCAAATTATTTCTCAACATGAGATCATGAGATCAATTTTTATAACAATCAAGGCTACCTTAAAAACACTGAGCCTTCTTAAAACAACCTTTTTCGATGAGTTTTGTGCCTTTAACACAAAAACGGGCTCCGTGAACCctgaataataataaacaaatcAGACCCATCCTATATAGATGATTTAAGATGACTCTGAACCCTACGTATACATACGTCTTTTAAACCGATTAAAAGTTCGCGACAATTTGCTGGATTTACCTCAGGCATATTTGAAAGGgaacattaaaaacaattttctattGTCAATCCACCAAGAAAATTGGGATTTCAAGTTAACGAAACCACTTTGCGCTACTTTAAGGCGTGGGCCAGTTTTTGCTCGCATGGTTGAACAACAATTCTCAAGTTGTCCACCTGAAAGGCAAAGTGCGAGAAGAACTATAATATTCTGCTAAATCTCCCAAATACAAACATGGAGTACGACAAAAAGTATCGTTTTGTCACAGTCGCTACGCATTAATGTGATATCAGCCTGGTTCCATAAGGCATTCTGTATATGTACAAATCTAAACATCTCTGCGCATGACGTCTAGAATATTTACCAGGTTAATTTATGGTATAAAAATGCCGAATGTTTCGTGATAAAGCCAACTCATCACAAACTAAAGCCAAGCGTTTAATCAACGAGCAAAGAAATTAGAGAGAGAAAGGAAATGTCAGAAAGTTATTTCCGTCCATACGGGGatattataaataaattacaCGCGCGCTACAACTGGTCGTTTAGGAGCCGTAAGTATCCCTGTTGATTTTAGTTCGCAGTGGCGTACTTTTCCTCTTAGTCGAGTCTCTACTAAGTCTAGGATCAATGCATTCTCTTAGTCAAGGGgccaaaaatttcttcaaaatgatttttaaaaatttccgaATTGATTTCTAACTCGCATTGACGCGATTCGCGCCTGTTATCGCTACATACTCACCATACTTATATTTTTGACTGCGGCCTGCTTTGTCATGTTCTCAGTCATACTGAGGGTCAGAAATAAGTACTTTGTTTTTTGCCCATTTTTTCAGCATAGGATTTCAATTGCAATTTCAGGTGAACTCAAGCTCTTGGGtgactcaagaagtagggaaaacactcgactacgtccTGCAGCTTCCTAAGTGCTggacaacagaacagagcacactCGAGACTTCTTTGTTTGTTGCAGAGACAGTTTTTAAATCTTTATTCGATATatgtttgttttattccttttttaacCGTCACGACGTCGACGTTTTCTCAACAACCAATACGAGAACAAAGCATATGCAGAAGATATGCAGCAATATTCATTGCATGGCTATGAGATGATATTGAGTCAGTTGTTTTTCGACCTGTATTGATCATTTGCTTACCTTTAAGGATACCATATCAACAATACAGTCTTTTATAACCAactttaattttagttttatgtaCCTGTAACTAAATAACGAGTCAGGTGACCCCCCGATTATTTATTACTGACTTCCAATCAGCATATCAAGAGTTTTAATGTTGCATAGTCTCAGAAAAATATGTTCCTACATTTGAGAACCTCCTTAACATATAAAAAGATAAGGTCGCCACCCGTCgagttcgctacatgttcgctACTAACATGCCGAATTCGCTGCCTCTGTTaattcacagttttaatttatcttttgaCCATAAACCACGAGCCATATCTGTAATTGATACTAGCCATTAACAGTCGTTTTTCCAGGTATGCCATTAAATGACAGAGAAAGCACCTGGTGTCTTAGTTCCTATAGCGACGCCATTGTGAGCGATGCGCGGGCTCGATGATAACTAAGATAATATGCTAAAACATGGCGCCCTTTTCAGCTTGAGTAAGGtagatttctttaaaacaagatGTTGTTCCCTCAAGATGTCGTTTCTAAAAGATCGTGGTAGTAGAATGATGGAATGGTAGGATGAAGTAAGTAGCGAATTCGGCTTGTCAGTagcgaacatgtagcgaacccgaacatgtagcgaacccgaacatgtagcgaacccgaacatgtagcgaacccgaacatgtagcgaacccgaacatgtagcgaacccgaacatgtagcgaacccgaacatgtagcgaacccgaacatgtagcgaacccgaacatgtagcgaacccgaacatgtagcgaacccgaacatgtagcgaacccgaacatgtagcgaacccgaacatgtagcgaacccgaacatgtagcgaacccgaacatgtagcgaacccgaacatgtagcgaacccgaacatgtagcgaacccgaacatgtagcgaacccgaacatgtagcgaacccgaacatgtagcgaacccgaacatgtagcgaacccgaacatgtagcgaacccGAACGTAGCTTACTCGACAAGTAGCGAAACCGGCTGTTACCCTCTGTAAcagtctttttttaaatctttgaaaagaTTTACCTGACTACATCTTAACAACTAAAAAATCGTTTAAAACCTTTtcaggaaataaaagaaaattctttgAAGCTAAGGAATATCAAAGAATTACTAATTGAAAACAGCAAAACCATCCAATTTTAGGAATGTACGGTTTCCAATTTAGACCATTGATTCTCTTTTCGATAATGAGAATAGCAGGCGATACCATGCGAGGAAAATAATATTGGTGCAACTTGCCCTCTTGTAGTAGCTTGGCACTGATATTGTCCGTTATTGTTTTGCAGAGAGAATATTGTTTGTAGAAACATTTAAATTCAAAAGTGTTCCTTTTAACCGGAAATGTTACAATGATACTGCTTTTGAGCTACTGCACCCCAATGTCGTTGACTACACCATAGATGTAAAAGTCAAGTTTTTAGACTTGCGAAAAGGTCTTGACGTTTTTCCTTTGCTCCCTGACGTCGATGATTTCATCAAGGGATCTGCTGAGTTgacaagcaaagaaaagcaaTGAAAGGGCGGGTTGTCGATGTGTCGGAATCTAACTAAAGCTATGTCTTCATTTGAAGCTAAAGGATACTCCGGATTTTctaaataattagttttttGACACCTCAACCAATGACCACACAGCTCCACGAATGCTTGGTAACAACCAGGGATCCTCAAGGTGTATATGATAGGATTTGCAAGCGAACTACTGTATTGAAGTACCTTGAACACAAGAATAAGCTCGTATTCAATATCAACACATGAATGGCACGCCCAGTATGCAAAATTCAGGCCAAAGAATGGAGCCCAAGCGACTATGAAACAACCAATGATTAATAATATCGCTTTGGCGAGACGAGTGTCTTTCTCGGCGCTCTGAGTCTGACGGGTATTCAGTCTAACACTTTTTAAAGCAATGAAAAACATAGCCAAGTAGACAAAAAGGATTACTGTTAAAGGCAACACAAAAGATACCATGGAAACAAACAGTGTATAATGGGGCCATCTAGAGGCCTCCGTCACAGTTATACAACTCAGTGCTACTGATATGCTCCAAACGAGGACAATAAGACAGAAATATGGCCTTTTGGAGGATACACGATGAAGAAATGGCCAGCCAACAGCATAAAACCTTTCTATACTTATCATCATTAAATACCAAATAGATGCTGTTGCGCCAAAAACATCAATAGCATTCCATAGAGTGTACACGAAATTAGGAAACTCCACTGAATTTGCGAGGATGTAGATGAACGAAGGTATTCCAACACTACCCACTATGATGTCAGAAAAGGCGAGACTCATGAGAAAATAAACAGCTCGAGTATGTAATTTCCGTTTTCTGAGAAAAAGTGAAGCAGCAGTAACGTTCCCCAGTACAACGCCAGTTGAAATAATCGAAAATATAATGCAAAATGTAATTCTGATGGCGATGCTCAGACGGATCAGTTCCTGGATAGGTTCTGAAGAATGAGTTGTATTGAAGATGTTTGACCAGTTAACGGATGGCAACTCGGTAGAAATCgtcatttctttccttcttgaTAAACTGCCTTTGGCAAGAATGAAGTGAGTTTTTTGAACCTGACTTTATTTGGTGTCCTCCTGTTTTTTCTAAACAATAAGCGGGCAAAatatgtcattttttaaaaagcaattCATCAATTTTTATATGAATAACATTTCCTCACATTTCCATCCCCATAATCAAGAAAAGTTTCTGTTATTCCTTTTTCTGTTA is from Pocillopora verrucosa isolate sample1 chromosome 7, ASM3666991v2, whole genome shotgun sequence and encodes:
- the LOC131792969 gene encoding alpha-1A adrenergic receptor-like, with amino-acid sequence MTISTELPSVNWSNIFNTTHSSEPIQELIRLSIAIRITFCIIFSIISTGVVLGNVTAASLFLRKRKLHTRAVYFLMSLAFSDIIVGSVGIPSFIYILANSVEFPNFVYTLWNAIDVFGATASIWYLMMISIERFYAVGWPFLHRVSSKRPYFCLIVLVWSISVALSCITVTEASRWPHYTLFVSMVSFVLPLTVILFVYLAMFFIALKSVRLNTRQTQSAEKDTRLAKAILLIIGCFIVAWAPFFGLNFAYWACHSCVDIEYELILVFKVLQYSSSLANPIIYTLRIPGCYQAFVELCGHWLRCQKTNYLENPEYPLASNEDIALVRFRHIDNPPFHCFSLLVNSADPLMKSSTSGSKGKTSRPFRKSKNLTFTSMV
- the LOC131792987 gene encoding adenosine receptor A2b-like, producing the protein MESCGKSIGCLSNNTANLSLTDDGKTDGYLKMSHQLLIPWAVAYSAVAVVILFGNILVIVSFAKKTILRSHTNYFIVSLAATDTFVGLISIPWWIIVLFITYKKETWFTYLHDIWVIFDILGGIGSILHLVALSWDRFCAIVWPLSHRIYTGRRYLLILALIWSVTIPVAVCSKPGMASAPKAYNVTVIVVCFFIPLVIICVSQAFLVTFIRKNRIQNFYKLRRSIRKEVRVAKTVIMMIALFMIGWLPFFTLSLVTYIRPEVQPSWQAICAVKFLQYGNSVVNPVLYAHKFPHFRKAFSALLCPCREVTKKVRNVGETFRAIMYSMIPGSIRNKTIHRYLADRRLGDNKANSSNIDSSKQNSSNDTAPIGEPSLEEIELCESHLNIFP